A region from the Vibrio navarrensis genome encodes:
- the ahpF gene encoding alkyl hydroperoxide reductase subunit F produces the protein MLDQAIKQQLSQYLTNLKEQVRLVVSLDESKGSQDILALANEIAELSSLISVERDDTASDRKPVMTVTNPTKGTQLRFAGVPMGHEFTSLVLALLHSGGHPIKLEQETIEQIAKLGKKLDVEVFISLSCQNCPDVVQAFNMMAAINPDIRATMIDGALFQDEVKNRDIMAVPSVFINGELFGQGRMTLTEILNKLDDGAAEKAAASLNEKDPYDVLVVGGGPAGAAAAIYAARKGIRTGIVAQRLGGQVMDTMAIENFISVKHTEGPKLAANLGEHLKEYGVEIITEQQAEKLMGAEFTADGKIHVSLQSGATLKSNSVILSPGARWREMNVPGEQEYRNKGVAYCPHCDGPLFKGKKTAVIGGGNSGIEAAIDLAGIVEHVTVLEFADVLRADQVLINKANSMPNIDIITMAQTTEVVGDGTRVTGLKYKDRNTDEIKQLELSGIFVQIGLVPNTEWLKDSAVELSARGEIEIGSRGETSMDGVFAAGDATTVPYKQIIIAMGEGAKASLGAFDYLIRKQS, from the coding sequence ATGCTAGACCAAGCGATCAAGCAACAACTCTCACAGTATCTAACCAACTTAAAAGAACAAGTCCGTTTAGTGGTCAGCCTAGATGAAAGCAAAGGCTCACAAGACATTTTGGCACTGGCCAATGAAATCGCGGAACTTAGCTCACTTATCAGCGTAGAGCGTGACGATACCGCGAGCGATCGCAAGCCAGTAATGACGGTGACCAACCCAACCAAAGGCACACAACTGCGTTTTGCGGGCGTGCCGATGGGGCACGAATTTACCTCTCTGGTTCTGGCGCTGCTGCACTCTGGCGGTCACCCAATCAAACTGGAGCAAGAAACGATTGAGCAAATCGCCAAACTCGGCAAAAAGCTTGACGTCGAAGTGTTCATTTCTCTGTCTTGCCAAAACTGCCCTGACGTGGTGCAAGCGTTCAACATGATGGCGGCGATCAACCCGGACATTCGCGCAACCATGATTGACGGCGCGCTGTTCCAAGATGAAGTTAAAAATCGTGACATCATGGCCGTGCCAAGTGTGTTCATTAACGGTGAACTGTTTGGCCAAGGCCGTATGACGCTGACTGAAATCCTCAACAAGCTGGATGACGGCGCAGCAGAAAAAGCAGCCGCCAGCCTCAACGAAAAAGACCCATACGATGTACTGGTCGTCGGCGGTGGCCCTGCGGGTGCAGCGGCAGCGATTTACGCCGCGCGTAAAGGCATTCGCACCGGTATCGTGGCGCAGCGTTTAGGTGGTCAGGTGATGGACACCATGGCGATCGAAAACTTCATCTCGGTGAAACACACGGAAGGTCCAAAGCTGGCGGCGAACTTGGGTGAACACCTGAAAGAGTACGGCGTGGAGATCATCACAGAGCAGCAAGCTGAGAAGCTGATGGGCGCTGAGTTCACGGCAGATGGCAAAATCCACGTCAGTCTGCAAAGCGGCGCGACACTGAAAAGTAACAGCGTCATCTTAAGCCCGGGTGCTCGCTGGCGTGAAATGAACGTTCCTGGTGAACAAGAATACCGTAACAAAGGGGTGGCTTACTGCCCGCACTGTGACGGCCCACTGTTCAAAGGCAAGAAAACCGCGGTTATCGGTGGTGGTAACTCAGGTATCGAAGCGGCGATTGACCTGGCGGGTATCGTCGAACACGTGACCGTACTGGAATTTGCTGACGTGCTGCGCGCTGACCAAGTACTGATCAACAAAGCGAACTCAATGCCAAACATCGACATCATTACCATGGCTCAGACAACCGAAGTGGTCGGTGATGGTACTCGTGTGACTGGCTTGAAATACAAAGACCGCAACACGGATGAAATTAAGCAGCTTGAGCTGTCTGGTATCTTTGTGCAAATCGGTCTGGTGCCTAACACCGAATGGCTGAAAGATTCCGCGGTTGAACTCTCTGCTCGTGGCGAGATTGAAATCGGCAGCCGCGGTGAAACGAGCATGGATGGTGTGTTTGCGGCGGGGGATGCAACCACAGTCCCTTACAAACAGATCATCATTGCGATGGGTGAAGGTGCGAAAGCAAGCTTAGGCGCTTTTGACTACCTCATCCGTAAACAAAGCTAA
- the ahpC gene encoding alkyl hydroperoxide reductase subunit C, whose product MINTKIKPFSATAFKQGEFVEITEQHVLGKWAVFFFYPADFTFVCPTELGDLADHYAELQSRGVEVYSVSTDTHFTHKAWHDSSETIGKINYYMVGDQTGNITNNFGVMREGQGLADRATFLIDPQGVIQAMEITAEGIGRDAEDLMRKVKAAQYVASHPGEVCPAKWKEGEQTLAPSLDLVGKI is encoded by the coding sequence ATGATTAATACTAAAATCAAACCATTTAGCGCAACGGCATTCAAACAAGGTGAGTTCGTTGAAATCACTGAACAACACGTTCTGGGCAAATGGGCAGTATTTTTCTTCTATCCAGCAGACTTCACTTTCGTATGTCCAACCGAACTTGGCGACCTAGCGGATCACTACGCAGAGCTTCAATCACGTGGCGTTGAAGTGTACTCAGTATCGACTGACACGCACTTCACTCACAAAGCATGGCACGACAGCTCTGAGACTATCGGCAAAATCAACTACTACATGGTAGGCGACCAAACTGGCAACATCACCAACAACTTCGGTGTGATGCGTGAAGGCCAAGGTCTGGCAGACCGTGCAACCTTCCTGATTGACCCACAAGGCGTGATTCAGGCAATGGAAATCACCGCAGAAGGCATCGGCCGTGACGCAGAGGACCTGATGCGCAAAGTGAAAGCCGCACAGTACGTTGCTTCTCACCCAGGCGAAGTATGTCCAGCAAAATGGAAAGAAGGCGAGCAGACTCTGGCTCCTTCATTAGACCTCGTTGGCAAAATCTAA
- a CDS encoding hydroxymethylglutaryl-CoA lyase: MNSLLAKSVKIVEVGARDGLQNEARISTQSKIALIDQLSRTGLRQIESGAFVSAKWVPQMADSAEVLAKIERRAGVVYSALTPNLQGFEQALASGADQVAIFTSASQGFCQRNINCSITESLKRFEPLMQAAKAHHIPVRGYLSCVADCPYDGATKPEQVASVASDLLALGCYEISLGDTIGTGTPLRIARMLDAVKKEVSVAQLAVHFHDTWGQALANLYQALTMGVATIDSSVAGLGGCPYAKGAAGNVATEDVLYLCQGLGIETGVDLPAVAEAGWQICQALGRLPTSKVALALASQRMNRAAKPRQ; this comes from the coding sequence ATGAACAGTTTGTTAGCAAAATCGGTCAAGATTGTCGAAGTCGGCGCACGTGATGGCTTGCAAAATGAAGCTCGCATCAGTACCCAGAGTAAGATCGCGCTGATAGATCAACTGTCTCGCACCGGCCTTAGGCAGATCGAATCGGGTGCGTTTGTCTCGGCCAAATGGGTACCGCAAATGGCCGACTCGGCAGAAGTATTGGCCAAAATTGAACGCCGCGCAGGAGTGGTTTATTCGGCGCTGACCCCCAACCTGCAAGGTTTTGAGCAGGCACTCGCCAGCGGCGCTGATCAAGTGGCGATTTTCACTTCCGCATCACAAGGTTTCTGCCAGCGCAACATCAACTGTTCCATTACTGAAAGCCTCAAACGCTTCGAGCCTTTGATGCAGGCAGCAAAAGCGCATCATATTCCGGTGCGAGGCTATCTCTCTTGCGTCGCTGACTGCCCTTATGACGGCGCGACGAAACCCGAGCAAGTCGCCAGTGTGGCCAGCGATCTGCTGGCGTTGGGCTGCTATGAGATTTCCCTTGGCGATACCATTGGCACTGGCACGCCGCTGCGCATTGCGCGCATGTTAGACGCCGTTAAAAAGGAAGTCTCTGTGGCACAACTAGCGGTGCATTTTCACGATACGTGGGGACAGGCACTGGCTAACCTGTATCAGGCGCTCACCATGGGCGTTGCCACCATCGACAGCAGTGTGGCAGGCCTTGGCGGCTGCCCGTATGCCAAAGGGGCAGCAGGCAACGTGGCGACCGAAGATGTGCTTTACCTCTGTCAAGGGCTCGGCATCGAGACTGGCGTCGATTTACCCGCGGTTGCCGAAGCTGGTTGGCAAATCTGTCAAGCACTTGGACGCCTTCCGACCTCCAAAGTCGCGTTAGCGTTAGCCAGTCAACGCATGAATCGCGCAGCCAAGCCCCGGCAATAA
- a CDS encoding enoyl-CoA hydratase-related protein produces the protein MNERQHDVLCNVSALGVASLTLNRVEKHNAFDGVMIAHLLVELERLSADPSVRVLVLQANGQHFSAGADLLWMRSMAGQSKEHNYQDASELARLMQTLDCFPHPTIALVHGSAFGGALGLICCCDIAIATQDARFCLSEVKLGLIPATIGPYVCRAIGQRQARRYMLSAETLDAANALRLGLLHQVVGSQPHALHEVLDELLHRLLHNGPNALTQAKRLCQQCDNQPITPELIEHTIALIAQIRVSPEGQEGLNAFFSKRAPAWVPKDWSAKDTP, from the coding sequence ATGAACGAGCGCCAACACGATGTGCTGTGTAACGTATCCGCTCTGGGCGTGGCAAGCCTCACGCTCAACCGAGTCGAGAAACACAACGCTTTCGATGGGGTGATGATCGCCCATTTGCTTGTCGAGCTTGAACGCTTAAGCGCTGATCCGTCGGTGCGTGTATTAGTCCTGCAAGCCAACGGTCAGCATTTTTCCGCAGGTGCCGATTTGTTGTGGATGCGTTCAATGGCTGGGCAGTCAAAAGAGCACAACTATCAAGACGCGTCCGAGCTCGCGCGGCTGATGCAAACGCTCGATTGCTTCCCTCATCCCACCATTGCGCTGGTGCATGGTAGCGCTTTTGGCGGGGCGCTCGGGCTGATTTGCTGCTGCGATATCGCCATCGCCACCCAAGATGCACGCTTTTGCCTCAGCGAAGTCAAGCTTGGCCTGATCCCTGCCACCATTGGACCTTATGTATGCCGTGCCATCGGCCAGCGTCAAGCAAGGCGCTATATGCTGAGTGCGGAAACCCTTGACGCGGCCAATGCACTGCGTTTGGGGCTGCTGCATCAGGTCGTGGGTTCGCAGCCACATGCGCTGCACGAGGTACTGGATGAGCTGTTGCATCGCTTGCTGCACAATGGACCAAACGCGTTGACTCAGGCCAAACGCTTGTGTCAGCAGTGCGATAACCAGCCCATCACTCCTGAACTGATTGAACACACCATCGCCTTGATAGCCCAGATCCGCGTATCGCCAGAAGGCCAAGAAGGACTTAACGCCTTTTTCAGCAAGCGCGCGCCTGCTTGGGTGCCAAAAGATTGGTCAGCGAAAGACACCCCGTGA
- a CDS encoding carboxyl transferase domain-containing protein, giving the protein MAVITSKTKLESDLYQANFARMSELVDQLLTHREALKLGAGEKAIERQRQKGKLPVRERVQRLLDADSTFLEIGQFAAWQVYDEAIPCAGVVAGIGKIHGIDCMVIANDPAVKGGTYYPLTVKKHLRAQQIAERCQLPCVYLVDSGGANLPHQAEVFPDRDHFGRIFYHQARMSAKGIPQIAVVMGLCTAGGAYIPAMADVAIIVKQQGTIFLAGPPLVKAATGEIVTDEELGGADVHCKKSGVADYYAQDDAHALALARQAIASANQSPSPVNHDVLPPRYDAKEMYGIVNADLRLSFDVREIIARLVDDSAFDEFKALYGSSLVCGFAQLHGHRIGIVANNGILFSESAQKGAHFIELCAKRKIPLLFLQNVTGFMVGKKVEAEGIAKHGAKLVMAVACADVPKFTVIIGGSYGAGNYGMCGRAYDPTMMWMWPNARISVMGGEQAAGVLTQVRREVKARQQEAWPDEEAKAFRDSIVELYDTQGSPYYASARLWDDGILDPVETRDVLGHALSAALRAPIPESEFGIFRM; this is encoded by the coding sequence ATGGCAGTCATTACCAGCAAAACCAAACTCGAATCGGATTTGTACCAAGCGAACTTTGCCCGCATGAGCGAACTGGTGGACCAGCTACTCACTCACCGAGAAGCATTGAAACTCGGCGCGGGAGAAAAAGCCATCGAACGCCAGCGGCAAAAAGGCAAGCTTCCGGTCCGCGAACGCGTGCAGCGCCTACTCGATGCAGACTCAACTTTTCTCGAAATCGGCCAGTTTGCCGCGTGGCAAGTGTACGATGAGGCCATCCCCTGCGCAGGTGTTGTCGCCGGAATTGGCAAAATTCACGGCATAGATTGCATGGTGATCGCCAACGATCCGGCGGTCAAAGGCGGTACTTATTATCCTCTGACCGTGAAAAAGCACCTGCGCGCGCAGCAAATTGCCGAGCGCTGCCAACTGCCTTGCGTCTATCTGGTCGACTCTGGCGGGGCAAACCTGCCCCATCAGGCGGAAGTGTTTCCTGATCGCGACCATTTTGGCCGCATTTTTTATCATCAGGCGCGCATGTCGGCAAAAGGTATCCCGCAGATAGCCGTGGTGATGGGGCTGTGTACCGCAGGCGGCGCGTACATTCCGGCGATGGCGGATGTGGCGATCATCGTCAAACAGCAAGGGACCATTTTTCTCGCGGGCCCGCCGCTGGTGAAAGCCGCGACCGGGGAAATCGTCACTGATGAAGAGCTGGGCGGCGCGGATGTGCACTGTAAAAAGTCTGGCGTGGCCGATTACTATGCACAGGACGATGCGCACGCGCTGGCGCTGGCACGTCAGGCGATTGCCAGCGCCAATCAGTCCCCTTCTCCAGTGAATCACGATGTCTTGCCGCCACGTTACGATGCCAAAGAGATGTACGGCATCGTTAACGCCGACCTGCGATTGTCATTCGATGTGCGCGAAATCATCGCCCGTTTGGTCGACGATTCAGCGTTTGATGAGTTTAAAGCGCTGTATGGCAGCTCACTGGTGTGCGGCTTTGCCCAACTTCACGGCCATCGCATTGGCATTGTTGCCAACAACGGCATTCTGTTTTCCGAATCGGCGCAAAAGGGGGCGCACTTTATTGAGCTCTGTGCCAAACGCAAGATCCCGTTGCTGTTTTTGCAAAACGTCACTGGATTTATGGTGGGGAAAAAAGTCGAAGCGGAAGGCATTGCCAAGCACGGCGCCAAGCTAGTAATGGCGGTTGCCTGTGCCGATGTACCGAAATTCACCGTGATCATTGGCGGCTCCTACGGCGCGGGCAACTACGGCATGTGTGGGCGAGCGTACGATCCGACCATGATGTGGATGTGGCCGAATGCGCGTATTTCTGTGATGGGCGGCGAACAGGCGGCGGGGGTACTGACGCAGGTGCGGCGCGAAGTCAAAGCACGTCAGCAGGAAGCTTGGCCCGATGAGGAAGCCAAAGCGTTTCGCGATTCGATTGTCGAGCTGTACGACACCCAAGGCAGCCCCTACTACGCCAGCGCAAGATTATGGGACGACGGCATTTTGGATCCGGTCGAAACCCGCGATGTACTGGGCCATGCACTGAGCGCTGCGCTGCGCGCGCCCATCCCTGAAAGTGAGTTTGGTATCTTTCGCATGTAA
- a CDS encoding isovaleryl-CoA dehydrogenase — MNSQYQMLNFGLGETLELLREQVSAFASEHIAPIAAQIDKENQFPNHLWPLFGEMGLLGVTVDESDGGAQMGYLAHVIAMEEISRASASVALSYGAHSNLCVNQLFSNGTTEQRKKYLPKLLDGSWVGALAMSEPNAGSDVVSMQLKAERHDDHFVLNGSKMWITNGPDANVVIVYAKTDPSAKSRGITAFIVERDFPGFHHAQKLDKLGMRGSNTCELVFENCRVPAENVLGEINRGVEVLMSGLDYERVVLAAGPLGIMQACLDLVLPYVHDRKQFGQAIGEFQLVQAKVADMYTRCNAARAYVYTVAAACDRGEVTRKDSAGAILYAAELATQMALDAIQLLGGNGYINEFPAGRLLRDAKLYEIGAGTSEIRRILIGRELFAESR; from the coding sequence ATGAACAGCCAGTATCAGATGCTCAACTTTGGGCTTGGTGAAACATTAGAACTACTGCGTGAGCAGGTCAGCGCATTTGCCAGCGAGCATATCGCACCGATCGCCGCGCAAATTGATAAGGAAAACCAATTTCCTAATCACCTATGGCCATTGTTTGGCGAGATGGGTTTGCTGGGCGTCACAGTGGATGAAAGCGATGGCGGCGCGCAAATGGGTTATCTCGCCCACGTAATCGCGATGGAAGAGATCAGCCGCGCCTCGGCCTCGGTTGCTTTGAGTTACGGCGCGCACTCCAATTTGTGCGTCAACCAACTGTTTAGTAATGGCACAACCGAGCAGCGCAAAAAGTATCTGCCCAAATTGCTTGATGGCTCTTGGGTGGGCGCGCTGGCAATGAGTGAACCCAATGCCGGCTCGGACGTGGTCAGCATGCAGCTGAAAGCGGAGCGCCATGACGACCATTTTGTGCTCAACGGCAGCAAAATGTGGATCACTAACGGCCCGGACGCCAACGTTGTTATCGTCTACGCAAAAACTGACCCGAGCGCCAAATCCCGCGGCATCACCGCGTTTATTGTCGAGCGTGATTTCCCCGGGTTTCACCATGCGCAAAAGCTCGACAAACTCGGCATGCGCGGCTCCAACACCTGCGAGCTGGTGTTTGAAAACTGCCGCGTTCCGGCTGAGAACGTGCTGGGCGAAATCAACCGCGGCGTTGAAGTGCTGATGAGCGGGCTTGACTATGAACGGGTGGTGCTCGCGGCTGGGCCGCTCGGCATTATGCAAGCCTGTCTCGATCTGGTTTTGCCCTATGTGCACGATCGCAAACAGTTTGGTCAGGCGATTGGCGAGTTTCAGTTGGTCCAAGCCAAAGTCGCCGACATGTACACCCGCTGCAACGCGGCGCGCGCTTATGTCTATACCGTCGCGGCGGCGTGCGATCGCGGTGAAGTGACACGCAAAGATTCCGCAGGCGCCATTTTATACGCCGCCGAACTCGCCACGCAGATGGCACTGGATGCGATTCAACTGCTCGGTGGCAACGGCTACATCAACGAATTCCCGGCAGGTCGTTTGCTGCGCGATGCCAAGCTCTACGAAATTGGCGCGGGAACTTCCGAGATCCGCCGTATTCTGATTGGCCGTGAGCTGTTTGCAGAATCGCGCTAA
- a CDS encoding MerR family transcriptional regulator, which translates to METFKISDLAKEFEITTRSIRFYEDMGLIQPERRGTARVYSRRDKIRLKLILRGKRLGFSLAEIRELFELYDAQQGETQLVKMLNIIDEKKALLQRQLDDIGVVMGELDAAKERCELALKGAR; encoded by the coding sequence GTGGAAACTTTTAAAATCAGTGATCTCGCGAAAGAGTTCGAGATTACCACCAGAAGTATTCGCTTTTACGAAGATATGGGATTAATACAGCCAGAGCGCAGAGGCACAGCGCGCGTTTACTCACGCCGGGACAAGATTCGTTTGAAATTGATCCTGCGCGGCAAACGTTTGGGCTTCTCTCTGGCGGAGATTCGCGAATTGTTTGAGCTTTACGATGCTCAACAAGGTGAAACACAGTTGGTGAAAATGCTCAACATCATCGATGAAAAGAAGGCGCTATTGCAGCGCCAACTTGACGACATCGGCGTGGTGATGGGTGAACTGGATGCGGCAAAAGAGCGCTGTGAACTGGCGCTCAAAGGCGCTCGCTGA
- a CDS encoding thiolase family protein translates to MEKAIWIVSAKRTPQGRFQGALKEYSAPQLGGFAIKAALSATSKAIENVDEVLMGCVLPAGCGQAPARQAALNAGLPLSVGATTLNKVCGSGMKAVMLAHDLIKAGSARSVIAGGMESMTNAPYLLSNARSGMRMGHQTTFDHMFYDGLQDAYEGHLMGVYAQQIADKLQFTRQQMDEWAALSAKRAWEAQEQQLFVAEMAPLAFGKNGELLDYDEHPRSITLEKIPLLKPAFAEDGSVTAANASAIADGAAALLLMDEGSARSQGLEPLAILRGHSTHARKPAEFTLAPVYAIEQLLSKLDWSSDEVDLWEINEAFAVVTQIAVKQLGLEMEKVNVKGGACALGHPIGASGARILVTLIHSLRQLQALGVDGDRTQPKVMRGVASLCIGGGEATAIGIEIPLP, encoded by the coding sequence ATGGAAAAAGCCATATGGATAGTGTCGGCCAAACGAACCCCGCAAGGGCGGTTCCAAGGCGCACTCAAAGAGTATTCTGCTCCTCAGCTGGGCGGCTTTGCGATCAAAGCAGCACTGAGCGCCACCAGCAAAGCAATTGAAAACGTCGATGAAGTGTTGATGGGTTGTGTGCTGCCCGCAGGCTGCGGACAAGCGCCTGCCCGTCAAGCGGCGCTCAATGCCGGGCTACCGCTTTCGGTGGGCGCGACCACGCTCAACAAAGTGTGCGGTTCTGGCATGAAAGCGGTGATGTTGGCACATGATCTGATCAAAGCGGGCAGTGCGCGATCGGTTATTGCTGGCGGAATGGAGAGTATGACCAATGCCCCGTACCTACTGAGCAATGCGCGTAGCGGCATGCGTATGGGCCATCAAACCACGTTCGATCACATGTTTTATGATGGTTTGCAAGATGCCTATGAAGGCCATCTGATGGGTGTTTATGCGCAGCAGATCGCTGACAAGCTGCAATTTACCCGTCAGCAGATGGATGAATGGGCAGCGCTCTCGGCCAAGCGTGCTTGGGAAGCGCAAGAGCAACAGCTGTTTGTCGCGGAGATGGCGCCGCTCGCCTTTGGTAAAAATGGCGAGCTGCTGGATTACGACGAGCATCCACGTTCGATCACACTTGAAAAGATCCCGTTACTCAAACCCGCCTTTGCCGAAGACGGCAGTGTCACGGCCGCTAACGCCAGCGCCATTGCTGATGGTGCCGCTGCGCTGCTGTTGATGGATGAAGGATCGGCCCGTTCACAAGGCTTAGAGCCACTCGCCATTCTTCGCGGCCACAGCACCCATGCGAGAAAACCGGCCGAATTTACTTTAGCGCCGGTTTACGCCATCGAGCAACTGCTCTCCAAACTCGATTGGTCGAGCGACGAAGTGGATTTGTGGGAGATCAACGAAGCATTTGCCGTGGTGACGCAAATCGCCGTCAAACAACTTGGCTTGGAGATGGAAAAAGTCAACGTCAAAGGCGGAGCGTGCGCCTTAGGCCATCCTATCGGTGCCAGCGGGGCGCGCATTCTGGTCACGCTGATCCACAGTTTGCGCCAGTTGCAAGCGCTCGGCGTTGATGGTGACCGCACCCAGCCCAAAGTGATGCGTGGTGTCGCCTCACTGTGCATCGGCGGCGGTGAAGCGACCGCTATCGGCATTGAGATCCCATTACCCTGA
- a CDS encoding CoA-acylating methylmalonate-semialdehyde dehydrogenase, protein MLNPVPLLIDGEFRQSATTEWLEVTNPATNEVIASLPCASDAEMQQAVASAAEAFQTWKHVALPERARLMLRYQHLLKEHHDSLAQTLSQETGKTLADAKGDVWRGIEVVEQAANIASNMMGEMVENVATDIDTYSVIQPLGVCCGITPFNFPAMIPLWMFPLAIAAGNTFVLKPSEQVPLTSMRLAELFAQAGAPKGVLQIVHGRKAQVDFLLQHPEIKTISFVGSVKVAQYIYQQGTQHFKRVQAFAGAKNHMVVMPDANKDQVINNLVGASVGAAGQRCMAISVAVLVGGAKAWLPELKAAMSRVQPGAWNDSDAAYGPLISPQAKDRVHRLIQEGIDQGAVCELDGRNCQVTGLPNGNWVGPTLFSGVNTEMSIYREEIFGPVLVCLEADSLEEAIELINRNPYGNGTSIFTANGAAARKFQHEIQVGQVGINVPIPVPLPFFSFTGWRGSFYGDLHAYGKQAVRFFTETKTVTARWFDDDIPSGPNLTINLR, encoded by the coding sequence ATGCTAAACCCGGTTCCTTTATTGATTGATGGCGAATTTCGTCAGTCGGCCACCACCGAATGGTTAGAGGTCACTAATCCTGCGACCAATGAGGTGATCGCCTCGCTGCCTTGCGCCAGCGACGCAGAGATGCAACAAGCGGTTGCCAGCGCAGCAGAGGCTTTTCAAACTTGGAAACACGTCGCACTGCCTGAGCGCGCTCGTCTGATGCTACGTTATCAACATCTGCTCAAAGAACATCATGATTCGCTAGCGCAGACCCTGTCTCAAGAGACAGGTAAAACGCTGGCTGACGCGAAAGGCGATGTGTGGCGCGGCATCGAAGTAGTGGAGCAGGCGGCCAATATTGCCAGCAATATGATGGGCGAAATGGTAGAAAACGTTGCGACCGACATCGACACCTACTCGGTGATCCAACCGCTCGGTGTGTGTTGCGGCATTACCCCGTTTAACTTTCCGGCCATGATCCCGCTGTGGATGTTCCCGCTGGCGATTGCCGCTGGCAACACGTTTGTCCTTAAACCCTCCGAGCAAGTGCCGCTCACTTCCATGCGTTTGGCCGAGCTGTTTGCGCAGGCTGGCGCACCGAAAGGCGTATTGCAAATCGTACACGGGCGAAAAGCGCAGGTCGATTTTCTGCTGCAACATCCAGAGATCAAAACCATCTCTTTTGTCGGTTCGGTGAAGGTGGCGCAGTACATTTATCAGCAAGGCACGCAGCATTTTAAACGGGTACAAGCGTTTGCTGGGGCGAAAAACCATATGGTGGTGATGCCAGATGCCAACAAAGATCAAGTGATCAATAACTTAGTCGGAGCCTCGGTCGGCGCAGCCGGTCAGCGCTGCATGGCGATTTCGGTCGCGGTGCTGGTGGGCGGGGCGAAAGCGTGGCTTCCTGAGCTAAAAGCGGCGATGAGTCGCGTTCAGCCCGGCGCGTGGAACGACAGTGATGCCGCTTATGGACCGCTGATCAGCCCCCAAGCGAAAGATCGGGTGCATCGCCTGATCCAAGAGGGCATCGACCAAGGTGCCGTGTGTGAGCTGGATGGGCGGAACTGCCAAGTTACCGGTTTGCCAAATGGCAACTGGGTTGGCCCGACGCTGTTTAGCGGCGTGAATACCGAGATGAGCATTTATCGCGAAGAGATTTTCGGCCCCGTATTGGTCTGCCTTGAAGCCGACTCGCTCGAAGAGGCGATCGAGCTTATCAACCGCAACCCTTATGGCAACGGCACTTCGATTTTCACCGCCAATGGTGCGGCGGCGCGCAAGTTCCAGCATGAGATTCAGGTGGGGCAAGTGGGGATCAACGTACCGATCCCGGTGCCTTTACCCTTCTTCTCCTTTACTGGTTGGCGCGGCAGTTTCTACGGCGATCTGCACGCTTACGGCAAACAGGCGGTGCGCTTTTTCACCGAAACCAAAACCGTCACCGCGCGTTGGTTCGATGACGACATTCCAAGCGGTCCGAATCTGACCATCAACTTGAGATAA